AGATCATGCAATAAATCATACTGTACTAAAACGGCTGGTTAATCTCGATTCCATAGCTAAACATGGAAAGAGCTGGGAAGGCGTTGACGTGTTAGTATTCGAGAGCTACGTATGGTGGATGTACAAGCCTTTGATCAATGCCACGTAAGTATCCAGTTCTTCACGTCTTTGCTGACTGTCCGAGCACATTCTTCATTATTATAACTTCTGAACTCACGCATGTAACTGAGCAAAATCTAACTTGAATGTAACAAAAGGTTGTTTAACTATGTGGTTTTGTTTCAGACATGGATCAACAGATGACATTCAAGAATATAATGTAACCACTGCATATAAGTTAGCATTGGAAACTTGGGCAAAATGGCTAGAATCCAACATCAACTCCATCAAGCAGAAGGTGTTCTTCATGAGCATGTCTCCAACTCATTTGTGGTGAGTTACACCGTTTCCCCAGGTTAATTAAGCTTAATGCCATCTTTGCAGTCACTGTTAAAAAGCATTGAAAGCAGACAcctcttctcttcctctttttttaatggattttgatCTAATTCTAGACTTCTCCTTTGATATATCACATTTGTAGGTAACTGTTATCAGCTAATCTATGTTTTTGTAGTTATTCCATAACCAACCTTTAATCAATTCTTTTGATGGAGCTTCATTCATTTTCGGGTGAGCTATAAAGTTCTGGTCCTAATGAGAGAACATAACATTCTTTTGTAGGAGTTGGGAATGGATGCCTGGAAGTGATGAAAACTGCTTCAATGAATCCTACCCAGTTGAAGGTCCATACTGGGGCACCGGTTCAAATCTCCAGATCATGAAGATAGTTGATGATATCCTACGAGAATCGAAAATCAATGTTACTTTTTTGAATATCACCCAGTTGTCGGAATATAGAAAAGATGGCCATACAACCATCTATGGTGAACGCAAGGGAAAGCTCTTGACAAAGGAGCAAAGATCTGATCCAAAAAAATTTGCAGACTGCATCCACTGGTGCTTACCAGGGGTTCCTGATGCTTGGAATGAGATTCTCTACGCATATTTGTTACAGAATCATCAAAATTTTATGTGATTACGACGGTGGGGAGATGCAAACTTTTTgctgaaaaaagaaatgaacaaaaaaacagaagGCAAAGACCTCTGCGAGTCATAGAGTTACATTCATGAGCTGAAAATTTtgtaattcaattatttttttcggtTGTTGAAAATTTTTTCCCTTAACAAGCATGCATATGCAACAAAGCTCAAACATGAAGATACTATATCTAGATGAAAAACTGGAAAGTAATAGCGCAAGTACTACCAAGATATTGCAATTTCATAGCAACTTGATCAGAACAGAaactgcagcagcagcagcagtttGGCAGATGTGATTGGATAATCATCTTCTACTTTATTACTCTATATTTTTCTATACCAAACTTGATACCCTCCGACCATTATTCACAAACCGTGGCATTGTCAACTTATTAACCTGTACAAGGGGCAGGCTGGCCAATTACCCCACTTATGTTTTGTTCACGTCTTTAGCAATTTGTTTACAGCAGCTCCCATTCAGAGTCTTGTCTCCAATTAGTCTGTGGATCCAAGGTGATGGTGGTACTAGATGACAACTCGTGCTGCATTGTATCATGGCCATCAAGGTCTCCGAACCAAATTGCAAGCTGCTCATACTCCTTGGTTAACCTCTTTTTGGAAGAGAAAGcatcttggatttttttcttaaaaaataagaaaaccaaaagggGGTCAGTAGGTCTTATTATctacaaaattaagaaattaaaataaacgcACAAGATTCTAATGGAGGTTCATTTACCAAGTAACAAAATTTAAGTTGTGAGCAGTAATGGGctcaagaaaaaatttcaaactgtGCTCTGTGGCTCTGTGGAATTAGAGTTTCTAGTGAATTCCTACACACAAGATTCTAATGGAGTTTCATTGACCAAGAATAACAAAATTCAAGTTGTGAACAGTAATTGTCTCAAGAAAAATTAACTGTGCTCTGTATGAAATTACAGTTTCTAGTGAATTCCTAGCCTCTTACTTATTCATTATTCACACTCGCAAGATGGtggaatttaattaaaacataacagAAAGATTGCCAAACTAGAAAGTTAAAAGTTACAAGGATATAGCTCATATTTGCAAACTAGATACAGTAGAAGTAACTAGCCCACATTTGACCAGCCAATGAAAATTTATCtgtcattattttttgaagCACTATACATATAGGAATGTAGtggctccttttcttttattctcttctcatgtttgaaaaattatcaGTTGCATAACTGCAAATAAATTCTTCCTTTACTTGGAAAATATATGCACAGCTCCAaataccccccccccccaaaggATGCACAGCCACCAATCCACACCTGCACACGcacatagagagagagagagaccaaaCCTTGTATGATCGGAGCCTACGATTTCTACGAGAGACTTCATAGAGAAAGCTATTGTCAACAATGACACAACTTTCATCAAGCTTCACATTCTCAGACAAATCAATGTTTTCCATTTCAGATTCTGTCAAATCTTCCATAGCAGAGTCATCCGAGCATCCTGCACGTGCTTCTAGAAATCAGTAAAAAGACACACTTGCAAGTTTAGCTTATGCAACTGATATTCACATGCAAAAAACGGATCAGCTATGGATGGTTCATGTTTGGAAGCTCATGTTTTGTtaacaagaaaatgataaaaaacagTCACCAAGAAACAAGCAGGTTCAAACTCACAAGTCGTGAAAGGCTAATTATATCCTTACCTGTGATTTTATAAATGCGTTCTGTTATTAGAAAGAATGAATAACTTCCAGAAAGCCATGCCTA
This genomic interval from Populus alba chromosome 1, ASM523922v2, whole genome shotgun sequence contains the following:
- the LOC118063552 gene encoding protein trichome birefringence-like 31, translated to MTIKPSLDRRIQTLFPVALACLLVLGTSRLVLDSLKSNQSSIFRVHGRQEGGEYKKPVFVLPEDRFEKGCDVFEGKWVWDNVSRPLYTEESCPYLVKQTTCQRNGRPDSFYQDWRWQPHACKLPRFDPLKLLDVLRGKRLMFIGDSVQRGQFESMVCMVQSVIPDGKKSFHRIPPMKIFKAEEYNASIEYYWAPFIVESISDHAINHTVLKRLVNLDSIAKHGKSWEGVDVLVFESYVWWMYKPLINATHGSTDDIQEYNVTTAYKLALETWAKWLESNINSIKQKVFFMSMSPTHLWSWEWMPGSDENCFNESYPVEGPYWGTGSNLQIMKIVDDILRESKINVTFLNITQLSEYRKDGHTTIYGERKGKLLTKEQRSDPKKFADCIHWCLPGVPDAWNEILYAYLLQNHQNFM